The genome window ACCATAACCAGCAAAAATAAATGGTACACCGGCTACAACACTAGCCTGGTAATCGCCTTTGGTGTCGCCCACATAAACCGGTTGTTGCAGTTTATTTCTTTTAATAATATCCTTCAGATTTTCGCCTTTCGGGTTGCCGGTTCTGCCAGAGCATTCGTGGTCCTTGAACAGGTAGGCCATGTTGTTGAATTCATAAAAAGCTTCTATGTAGCCATCTTGGCAGTTGCTTACTATAAACAATTTATACTTGTCGTGCAGGTACTCCAGGGAGTCTTTTATGCCGCTGAACAGCTTGCCTCCATACTTCTGCAGGTGCTGCATTTCCTCACGCCCGCTTATCTCCATCAGTTCTTTTTTCTGGGCCTCCGTCAGATCCGGAAAGAACTTATTATAGATCAGGTCG of Pontibacter deserti contains these proteins:
- a CDS encoding HAD family hydrolase; this encodes MNQQTDSLIFDLDGTLWDATATVARAWEAARKQVDFEIQEITQEDIRSVAGMQHDLIYNKFFPDLTEAQKKELMEISGREEMQHLQKYGGKLFSGIKDSLEYLHDKYKLFIVSNCQDGYIEAFYEFNNMAYLFKDHECSGRTGNPKGENLKDIIKRNKLQQPVYVGDTKGDYQASVVAGVPFIFAGYGFGHVPTYSAYLQSPSDLQKLF